In Flavivirga abyssicola, the following are encoded in one genomic region:
- a CDS encoding SusC/RagA family TonB-linked outer membrane protein: protein MIKTKLKILTKHLAQLFLLVLCLGMTAHGQTRVTGTVEDESGIPIAGVNIIEIGTQNGVVTGFDGNFEINLVNSPSELLFTFLGYKDQKKTVSGNENLKIIIQEDLAQLDEIVVVGYGTAKRSDLTGALTSVSSKDFDKQPLNDVSQALQGRAAGVQVTQTSGVPGGAFKIRIRGANSITGSNEPLYVVDGQFVDISTINVNDIASMEVLKDASSTAIYGTRGANGVVLITTKKGRTGKAKINVDVFTGISNVTQKLDIMNAAEFAEGVNFSDGTEVFTAQEIADLRANGGEDWQELLFQTGYFNNVQISASGGSENVDYYLSGNYYDADGTVINQNFKRLNLRSNLNAKLSERLKVGLNLNLGREVGTGVRADLGVGLSFDPATRAFDEDGNYNFNSTRNLATSQTNPLVAVENNFRENAIDRVSVNANINWDIAKNLVFNTSAGIVKSERHFNTYAPLISSNNGRANVDNIYLTNLFNTNRLTYSVDINENNSLKIDAIHELVMDKFNRVEIDASDFFTDVVSFKDLSAANVQTVQNNENNRDLESFLGRINYSLFNKYLFTASFRADGTSVFQKDKWGYFPSASFAWKISEESFIKNIETINNLKLRLSYGQVGNQGISPFGTRSRAVLNEDINYPFNGTLSTGVAPSNRVANPDLTWETTEQINTGFDLGLLNSAITLSFDYYKKNTTDLLLDTQLPQFVGPTRKFVNAGEVENNGFEITLGTRILQNDNWRINSTLSLSSNKNKVLSLNDDLEFLVVGDEIRANTFPVNPTRVEVGLPISTFRGYIFEGVYQIGEEAEAAIYNKVPGDAKYRDINNDDAITTDDITTVGDGNADFTWGWNWDVGYKNWNLNFVLTGSQGNDIYNLQRARLMALGAQQFHAVHGDYRNRWTPNNPSNIPSGRDGTEILSSQFIEDGSYITMKNIALSYNVDTKLLGKLGLSSARLYTSVENLFTITDYSGFDPEATASVSNQDADVGIDYNTYPINRSVTFGLNVTF from the coding sequence ATGATTAAAACTAAACTCAAAATTTTAACCAAACATTTAGCTCAGCTTTTTCTATTAGTGCTATGTTTGGGTATGACGGCACATGGTCAAACTAGAGTAACCGGTACTGTTGAAGATGAATCAGGAATACCAATTGCAGGTGTTAATATTATTGAAATTGGTACACAAAATGGTGTTGTTACAGGCTTTGATGGTAATTTCGAAATAAACCTTGTAAACAGCCCATCTGAACTTTTATTTACGTTTTTGGGGTATAAGGACCAGAAAAAAACAGTTTCTGGTAATGAAAACCTAAAAATTATTATCCAAGAAGATTTAGCACAGTTAGATGAAATTGTAGTCGTAGGTTACGGAACAGCAAAACGAAGTGATTTAACAGGTGCTCTTACGTCGGTATCATCAAAAGATTTTGACAAGCAACCCTTAAATGATGTGAGTCAAGCATTACAAGGTAGGGCAGCCGGTGTACAAGTTACTCAAACCAGTGGAGTACCTGGTGGGGCTTTTAAAATACGAATTCGTGGTGCAAATTCCATAACAGGAAGTAATGAACCTTTATACGTTGTTGATGGGCAATTTGTAGATATTTCTACAATTAATGTGAATGATATTGCATCTATGGAAGTTTTAAAAGATGCCTCTTCAACGGCTATTTACGGAACTAGAGGAGCTAACGGTGTTGTTTTAATAACCACAAAAAAAGGACGTACAGGTAAAGCAAAAATTAATGTAGATGTCTTTACAGGAATTTCCAATGTAACTCAAAAATTAGATATAATGAATGCCGCAGAGTTTGCCGAAGGTGTAAACTTTTCTGATGGTACAGAAGTTTTTACTGCTCAGGAAATAGCAGACTTAAGAGCCAATGGAGGTGAAGATTGGCAAGAATTATTATTTCAAACAGGATATTTTAACAACGTACAGATTTCTGCCAGTGGCGGAAGCGAAAATGTGGATTATTATCTTTCAGGAAACTATTATGATGCAGATGGAACAGTCATAAATCAGAATTTTAAACGATTAAATTTAAGATCTAATTTAAATGCTAAACTATCAGAAAGATTAAAAGTAGGTCTTAACCTTAATTTAGGTAGAGAAGTGGGGACTGGCGTTAGAGCAGATTTAGGTGTTGGATTATCGTTTGATCCTGCAACAAGAGCCTTTGATGAAGATGGAAATTATAATTTTAACTCAACAAGAAACTTAGCGACCTCACAAACCAATCCTCTAGTAGCAGTTGAAAACAATTTTAGGGAAAATGCCATAGATCGTGTTAGTGTTAATGCTAATATTAACTGGGATATTGCTAAAAATTTAGTATTTAATACTTCCGCAGGTATTGTTAAATCCGAAAGGCATTTTAATACCTACGCGCCTTTAATTTCCAGTAACAATGGTAGGGCAAATGTGGATAATATTTATTTAACAAACCTATTTAATACCAATAGATTAACATATTCTGTAGATATTAATGAAAATAATAGCTTAAAAATAGATGCGATACATGAGTTGGTAATGGATAAATTTAATCGCGTAGAAATTGATGCGAGTGATTTTTTTACAGATGTTGTCTCCTTTAAAGATTTATCTGCAGCCAATGTACAAACTGTTCAAAATAATGAGAATAATAGGGATTTAGAGTCTTTTTTAGGACGTATAAACTACTCGTTATTTAACAAGTATTTATTCACGGCTTCTTTTAGAGCAGATGGAACTAGTGTTTTTCAAAAAGATAAATGGGGATATTTCCCCTCAGCCTCTTTTGCTTGGAAAATATCCGAAGAAAGCTTTATAAAAAACATAGAAACTATAAACAATCTTAAACTAAGATTGAGTTATGGACAAGTTGGAAATCAGGGTATTTCCCCTTTTGGTACCAGATCCAGAGCCGTGTTGAATGAAGATATCAACTACCCGTTTAATGGTACTTTATCAACCGGTGTAGCACCTTCAAACAGAGTAGCTAATCCAGATTTAACTTGGGAAACTACCGAGCAAATAAATACAGGTTTTGATTTAGGACTGTTAAATTCTGCAATCACACTTTCTTTCGATTACTACAAGAAAAACACAACAGATTTATTATTAGATACTCAGTTGCCTCAATTTGTAGGTCCAACGAGAAAGTTTGTTAATGCCGGAGAAGTTGAGAATAATGGGTTTGAAATAACTTTAGGCACAAGAATATTACAAAATGATAACTGGCGTATAAATTCTACATTAAGCCTTTCAAGTAATAAAAACAAAGTATTGTCATTAAACGACGATTTAGAATTTTTAGTAGTTGGAGATGAAATTAGAGCAAATACATTCCCTGTAAACCCGACTAGAGTTGAAGTTGGATTGCCTATTAGTACGTTTAGAGGGTATATTTTCGAAGGTGTATATCAAATAGGAGAAGAAGCAGAGGCCGCCATATATAATAAAGTACCTGGAGATGCAAAGTACAGGGATATTAACAACGATGATGCTATTACTACTGATGATATTACAACCGTAGGTGATGGTAATGCAGACTTTACCTGGGGATGGAATTGGGATGTAGGCTATAAAAATTGGAACTTGAATTTTGTACTTACAGGGTCTCAAGGAAATGATATTTATAACCTACAACGCGCTAGGTTAATGGCGTTAGGGGCTCAACAGTTTCATGCTGTTCATGGAGATTATAGAAACAGATGGACTCCAAATAACCCAAGTAATATTCCTTCTGGGAGAGATGGTACAGAAATTTTATCCTCACAATTTATAGAAGATGGGTCATATATCACTATGAAAAACATAGCGCTAAGCTATAATGTTGATACTAAACTTTTAGGTAAGTTAGGTTTAAGTAGTGCTAGATTGTATACAAGTGTTGAAAATTTATTCACAATTACTGATTATTCTGGGTTTGATCCAGAAGCTACAGCATCAGTAAGTAATCAAGATGCAGACGTTGGTATTGATTATAATACATACCCCATTAACCGTTCCGTTACATTTGGTCTTAATGTTACATTTTAA
- a CDS encoding LacI family DNA-binding transcriptional regulator, producing MGKGKATIHDISNALGIDSSTVSRALNDSPRVSKKTKKRILDKANELGYLRNSLASNLRTNKTQTIAVVLPRVSRHFFATVIAGIEETAYEAGYNVIICQSLDNLKREKKIMNTLISNRVDGIMISIAMETTSYEHFEAYRDLEKPIVFFDRPCALKDCYNIKIDNFQASYNATEHLISKGCRHIVHLSGSQDIELYRQRKKGYIEALIKHGIEVNPNYIFESNLSEQDGIASAKKILELNTIDGIYSANDTSAISAIQYLKSQNIKIPEDIAVVGFNNDPISAVIDPSLTTINQPAFQMGKIASTLLLDQINNEFSSTKIVSKVLDSELIIRNSSKRI from the coding sequence ATGGGCAAAGGTAAAGCAACAATACATGACATTTCTAATGCCTTGGGCATTGATAGTTCTACGGTATCAAGAGCCTTAAACGATAGCCCCAGAGTTTCAAAAAAAACAAAAAAGCGCATACTAGATAAAGCAAATGAGCTTGGATACCTTCGGAACAGTTTGGCGTCTAATTTACGAACCAATAAAACCCAAACTATTGCCGTTGTTTTGCCAAGAGTTTCAAGACACTTTTTTGCGACAGTGATTGCAGGTATTGAGGAAACGGCATACGAAGCAGGTTACAATGTTATTATTTGTCAATCTTTAGATAATCTCAAAAGAGAAAAGAAAATAATGAATACGTTAATATCGAATCGTGTTGACGGTATTATGATTTCCATAGCTATGGAAACCACAAGTTATGAGCATTTTGAAGCCTATAGGGATTTAGAAAAACCAATCGTTTTTTTTGATAGACCATGTGCTTTAAAAGATTGTTACAATATTAAAATAGATAATTTTCAAGCAAGCTATAATGCTACAGAACATTTAATCTCTAAAGGCTGCAGGCACATTGTACATTTATCGGGTTCTCAGGATATTGAGCTTTACAGGCAACGAAAAAAAGGCTATATAGAGGCTTTAATTAAACATGGCATTGAGGTTAATCCAAATTATATTTTTGAGTCCAATTTATCAGAACAAGACGGAATAGCATCTGCAAAGAAAATCCTTGAATTAAATACAATAGATGGCATTTATTCGGCTAATGATACTTCGGCAATAAGCGCTATACAATATTTAAAAAGTCAAAATATAAAAATCCCGGAAGATATTGCGGTTGTGGGGTTCAATAACGACCCTATTTCTGCAGTTATAGACCCATCTTTAACGACTATAAATCAACCAGCATTTCAAATGGGTAAAATAGCTTCAACTTTATTATTAGATCAGATTAACAATGAATTTAGCAGCACTAAAATAGTATCTAAAGTTTTGGATTCTGAATTAATTATAAGAAACTCTTCAAAAAGAATTTAA
- a CDS encoding hybrid sensor histidine kinase/response regulator transcription factor codes for MKISNTIFILFMLCFALAQGQENMGFSNNIKFKNYTTKDGLSQRSVTSIIQDNQGFMWFGTRYGLNKFDGHIFKHYNYSSDNINSLSHNWITEIEKDLYGAIWVGTKKGLNKYIPENDEFLRVKTSNASKQYYNHEIWDIKVQDSTFLWIATNQGLDKFNILTNTVLTFNHNKNNPNSISSNKIRNILMSSTKDLWISTSETIDLYNVKSNQFKHYKYPNSASPTITKNNTTTLYEDVHGRIWLGYNNGLAFFNTKTDTFETFVLKSGVTITSSVRVICEDNEGNLWVGTYDGLTKLDLNNNAIYKYENDIIDPKSLSQNSVYDITEDSRGDLWIGTWAGGISYYDKSSNDFVTFSEGYTKKNLNYKVVSSFVEDKNDNLWIGTEGGGINIYNKTDKTFTYLKHDPNNSNSLSANNVKSIIQDYQGGFWVGTHDGGLNHISINENRKLFKRYKNNPSDSTSISDNKITAILEDTNRNIWIGTNEGGLNFFDRKTKIFTRIADDNSVLGNFIYTISKSEKDNSILIGSINGLAKIDVETKNITPVNFRKKALNAYTINPVLSTYQESENSYWVGTEGNGLYNYNSKTNEKVRYGLANGLPNEVIYGILPDDYGNLWISTNKGLSRLNLETKTFKNFEETDGIQGNEFNYGAYLKTKKGNLAFGGTDGFTIFNPNQIEENTFVPPVVITSFSVRNKPFKTITDSINLIELKYNQNDFSFDFVALGYSQPNKNQYAYKLEGFDSDWNFIGNNKTAVYTNLNNGDYTFKVKASNNDGLWNENGNSIKIKIFPPIWRTWWAYILYVLILLTLFWLIRKYTLLRIQDRNELKQERLDKQQMEEVNRLKLQLFTNISHDFRTPLTLIIGPLKRLINNKEGDTYIQNQLNGMYRNASILLQLINQLLDFRKSETGKLLLHASKSDLVTFIKDIKLSFDDMAKDRNITYALESTETSTEVWFDKIEMKKVILNILSNAFKFTPQNGSVSINISDKVILNNEGNHKYVKIEIKDSGKGIPEEDIDYVFDRYFQLGQQNELRSGTGVGLALAKDIVELHHGHIYVESTLGVGSCFTVMLPLGKTHLKPEEIIENDYEDNDILDYYEVANVKSGWIRDDIEIEDTKFDDALPSILIVEDNNEVRQFIKEIFEKDFNVYEAENGHAGIYLAQYNPIDVIVSDVMMPEMNGLEMCAKLKTDIRTSHIPVIMLTARTSSKVQKEGYETGADIYLTKPFDGSTLRLQVLNILKSRKHLIEKFKKDILLEPKEITAVSTDEVFLKKAMQIIEDNLSNANFNVNTFIDKMFMSQSVLYRKVKVLTGQSISEFIRSVRLKKASQLLSQTDMSISNIAYDVGFNDLKYFRKCFKKAFNDTPSQYRKQKNVE; via the coding sequence ATGAAAATATCAAATACAATATTTATATTATTTATGTTATGTTTTGCGCTTGCTCAGGGGCAAGAAAACATGGGTTTTTCAAATAATATAAAGTTTAAAAATTACACAACCAAAGACGGGCTCTCTCAACGATCTGTAACCAGTATTATTCAAGATAATCAAGGGTTTATGTGGTTTGGCACGCGGTACGGATTAAATAAGTTCGATGGACATATCTTTAAACATTACAACTATAGTTCAGATAATATAAATAGTCTTAGTCATAACTGGATTACAGAGATTGAAAAAGACCTGTATGGTGCAATTTGGGTTGGAACCAAAAAAGGACTTAATAAGTACATACCTGAAAACGATGAGTTTTTAAGAGTCAAAACATCCAACGCATCCAAACAGTATTACAACCATGAAATTTGGGATATAAAAGTTCAAGACTCTACGTTTTTATGGATAGCAACAAATCAGGGGCTCGATAAATTTAATATCCTAACAAATACTGTATTAACATTTAATCATAACAAAAATAACCCTAACAGTATAAGTTCAAATAAAATTAGAAACATCCTGATGTCTTCAACTAAAGATTTATGGATAAGTACAAGCGAAACAATAGACTTGTATAATGTAAAGAGTAATCAATTTAAACACTACAAATACCCTAATAGTGCATCGCCAACAATAACTAAAAATAATACAACCACATTGTATGAAGATGTTCATGGACGAATTTGGTTGGGTTACAATAATGGTTTGGCTTTTTTCAATACCAAAACAGATACTTTTGAAACATTCGTTCTAAAATCTGGAGTTACTATTACAAGTTCCGTGAGAGTCATTTGTGAAGATAATGAAGGCAACCTATGGGTTGGAACGTATGATGGTTTAACCAAATTAGATTTAAACAATAATGCCATTTACAAATATGAGAACGATATTATAGACCCAAAAAGTTTAAGTCAAAATTCTGTATACGATATAACCGAAGATTCTAGGGGCGATTTATGGATAGGCACTTGGGCTGGTGGTATAAGTTATTACGATAAAAGCTCAAATGATTTCGTAACGTTTTCCGAAGGGTATACCAAAAAGAATCTCAATTACAAGGTTGTTAGTTCTTTTGTAGAAGATAAAAACGATAACCTGTGGATAGGTACAGAAGGAGGAGGTATAAATATTTATAATAAAACAGATAAAACATTTACTTATTTAAAACATGATCCTAACAATTCTAATAGCTTAAGTGCTAATAACGTTAAGTCTATTATTCAAGATTATCAAGGCGGTTTTTGGGTAGGGACACACGATGGAGGTTTAAATCATATTAGCATTAATGAAAACCGTAAACTATTTAAAAGATATAAAAACAACCCTAGTGATAGCACCAGTATTAGCGATAATAAAATTACAGCCATATTAGAAGATACAAATCGTAATATTTGGATTGGGACAAATGAGGGAGGTTTAAACTTTTTTGATAGGAAAACAAAAATTTTCACGAGAATAGCTGACGATAATAGTGTGTTGGGGAATTTTATTTACACCATTTCAAAATCAGAAAAAGACAATTCCATATTAATTGGTAGTATAAACGGACTTGCAAAAATAGACGTTGAAACAAAAAATATAACCCCTGTTAATTTTAGGAAAAAAGCATTAAATGCTTATACTATTAATCCGGTATTAAGCACATACCAAGAATCTGAAAATAGTTATTGGGTTGGCACTGAGGGAAACGGGTTATATAATTATAATTCGAAAACTAATGAGAAAGTAAGATATGGTTTAGCTAATGGCTTGCCCAATGAGGTGATTTATGGGATTCTACCAGATGATTACGGTAACTTATGGATTAGCACAAATAAAGGGTTAAGTAGACTGAATTTAGAAACAAAAACGTTTAAAAATTTTGAAGAGACCGATGGAATACAAGGAAATGAATTTAATTACGGGGCGTATTTAAAAACAAAAAAAGGCAATCTTGCATTTGGGGGTACCGATGGGTTCACCATTTTTAATCCAAATCAAATTGAAGAAAACACCTTTGTGCCACCTGTAGTCATCACATCTTTTTCCGTTAGAAATAAACCATTTAAAACCATTACAGATTCCATAAATTTAATAGAATTAAAATATAACCAAAACGATTTTAGTTTTGATTTTGTTGCATTAGGCTATTCTCAGCCCAATAAAAATCAATATGCATATAAATTAGAAGGTTTTGATTCGGACTGGAATTTTATTGGCAATAACAAAACAGCGGTATATACGAATTTAAATAATGGCGATTATACATTTAAAGTTAAAGCTTCTAATAATGATGGTTTATGGAATGAAAATGGAAATTCCATTAAAATTAAAATTTTTCCGCCTATATGGAGAACGTGGTGGGCTTATATATTATACGTTTTAATATTACTTACGTTATTTTGGCTCATTAGAAAATATACACTTTTAAGAATACAGGACAGAAACGAGCTAAAACAAGAACGGCTAGATAAACAACAAATGGAAGAAGTAAACCGTTTGAAACTTCAACTGTTTACAAATATTTCCCATGATTTTAGAACACCTCTAACACTTATTATAGGACCCCTTAAAAGGTTGATAAACAATAAAGAGGGAGATACGTACATTCAAAATCAACTTAATGGGATGTATAGAAATGCTAGTATTTTACTTCAGCTAATCAATCAGCTCTTAGATTTTAGAAAAAGTGAAACAGGAAAATTACTTTTGCATGCTTCTAAGAGTGACCTTGTTACATTTATAAAGGATATTAAGCTTTCTTTTGATGACATGGCGAAAGATAGAAATATAACATATGCTTTGGAATCAACAGAAACATCTACGGAGGTTTGGTTTGATAAGATTGAAATGAAAAAAGTGATACTAAACATCCTATCCAATGCCTTTAAATTTACACCACAAAATGGTAGTGTTTCCATAAATATATCAGATAAAGTTATATTGAATAATGAGGGCAATCACAAGTATGTGAAAATCGAAATTAAAGATAGTGGAAAAGGCATACCAGAAGAAGATATTGATTATGTGTTTGATAGATATTTTCAATTAGGGCAACAGAACGAGCTTAGGTCTGGGACAGGAGTAGGTTTAGCTCTCGCAAAAGATATTGTCGAATTACACCATGGTCATATTTATGTAGAAAGTACATTAGGGGTAGGCTCTTGTTTTACCGTCATGTTACCTTTGGGAAAAACCCATTTAAAGCCAGAAGAAATTATTGAAAACGATTACGAGGATAATGATATTCTAGATTATTATGAGGTTGCTAATGTTAAATCTGGATGGATAAGAGACGACATCGAAATTGAGGATACTAAGTTTGATGATGCATTGCCTTCCATTCTCATCGTTGAAGATAACAATGAAGTAAGACAGTTTATAAAAGAAATTTTCGAAAAAGACTTCAATGTTTATGAAGCAGAAAATGGGCATGCAGGTATTTACTTAGCACAATACAACCCCATAGATGTTATAGTTAGCGATGTTATGATGCCGGAAATGAATGGACTAGAAATGTGCGCCAAACTTAAAACAGATATAAGAACAAGCCACATACCGGTTATTATGCTTACAGCCAGAACATCATCAAAAGTTCAAAAAGAAGGGTATGAAACTGGAGCAGATATTTATTTAACAAAACCATTTGATGGATCAACATTAAGGCTCCAAGTGCTTAATATTTTAAAATCCCGAAAGCATTTAATTGAAAAGTTCAAAAAAGATATTCTTTTAGAACCCAAAGAAATTACTGCAGTATCTACAGACGAGGTTTTCTTGAAAAAGGCCATGCAAATTATAGAAGACAACCTATCCAATGCTAATTTTAATGTAAATACATTTATAGATAAAATGTTTATGAGTCAATCTGTATTATACAGAAAAGTAAAAGTATTAACGGGGCAGTCTATATCAGAATTTATAAGATCAGTAAGGTTAAAAAAAGCGAGTCAATTACTCTCACAAACAGATATGAGCATTTCTAACATAGCGTACGATGTTGGGTTTAATGATTTAAAATATTTTAGAAAATGTTTTAAAAAAGCATTTAATGATACACCATCACAGTACCGAAAGCAAAAAAACGTAGAATAA
- a CDS encoding RagB/SusD family nutrient uptake outer membrane protein, protein MKHINKIFLLAIIAFLGNSCSDLEEDTSSLLTVGKIETEADIAASVAPIYRRLLEMHKTPHFTRTATYGGDDITTWIAGNKAPLRVFDRYDYGSGENSDINWLPHAWDGYWQTIYYCNTLIDGLKTATAPESVVKVADAEARTFRALSYLNLVKLHGNMPLILDGVLPTGEEQRATVLENYLQIESDLLIAETSLPIPGTQEEGRASASLAKSILADLYLTWAGWPVKDVSKYPLAAEKAKDVIDYNYHTLLPIDQLWLLEGADSKESIFSLRYSDDESIVGQAATAFTFHQGRGFSDCFPELQFFNDFPEGPRKDATFILDIPNRNSPGGVITPKDPPTIPWPDSDRGHPMYKKYVLSEDLTFGARPVSFRSIELYRYAEILLIYAEAQARGDGENTSSIEALNQVKRRAAGLPYLSPDGSVDVASATPNEIVDEKGWELAAENKRWFDLVRTERVAEMAAKRDASEPVTLVRQPGEAQYIAPIPFNSISLSDLVQNPEGFKIQ, encoded by the coding sequence ATGAAACATATAAATAAAATTTTCTTACTTGCTATAATAGCTTTTCTAGGCAACTCTTGTTCAGATTTGGAAGAAGATACCAGTAGTCTATTAACTGTTGGTAAGATAGAAACCGAAGCAGATATAGCTGCTAGTGTAGCACCTATATACAGAAGACTTTTGGAAATGCACAAGACTCCTCATTTTACAAGAACTGCTACTTATGGAGGAGATGATATAACAACATGGATTGCTGGTAATAAGGCTCCGTTACGTGTCTTTGATAGATATGATTATGGCAGTGGGGAAAATTCCGATATTAATTGGTTGCCTCATGCTTGGGATGGATATTGGCAAACCATTTATTACTGTAATACATTAATAGATGGTCTTAAAACTGCTACAGCACCAGAATCGGTTGTAAAAGTAGCAGATGCAGAAGCCAGAACTTTTAGAGCGCTTAGTTATTTGAATTTAGTCAAACTTCATGGTAACATGCCTTTAATATTAGATGGTGTTTTGCCGACAGGAGAAGAGCAACGTGCTACTGTTTTAGAAAACTATCTGCAAATAGAAAGTGATCTACTTATTGCAGAAACCTCTTTGCCTATTCCAGGCACGCAAGAAGAAGGTCGGGCTTCTGCGTCTTTGGCAAAATCAATTTTAGCCGATTTATATCTAACTTGGGCTGGTTGGCCAGTTAAAGATGTTTCTAAATATCCTTTAGCAGCCGAAAAAGCAAAAGACGTTATCGACTATAATTATCATACGTTGTTGCCAATTGATCAGTTATGGTTATTAGAAGGAGCAGACAGTAAAGAGTCTATTTTTTCTTTGAGATATTCTGATGATGAAAGTATAGTAGGTCAAGCAGCTACAGCTTTTACGTTTCATCAAGGTAGAGGTTTTTCAGACTGTTTTCCAGAATTACAATTTTTTAATGATTTTCCTGAAGGGCCAAGAAAAGATGCAACGTTCATATTGGATATCCCTAATAGAAATAGTCCCGGAGGTGTTATTACTCCTAAAGACCCACCTACGATACCATGGCCAGATTCTGATAGAGGACATCCTATGTATAAAAAGTATGTACTTTCAGAAGATTTAACCTTTGGAGCTAGACCAGTGTCCTTTAGATCTATAGAATTATATAGATACGCAGAAATTTTATTAATATATGCAGAAGCTCAAGCTAGGGGCGACGGCGAAAACACCAGTTCAATTGAAGCTTTAAACCAGGTAAAACGAAGAGCAGCAGGATTACCTTATTTAAGTCCAGATGGATCAGTTGATGTGGCATCTGCAACTCCTAATGAAATTGTAGACGAGAAAGGTTGGGAATTAGCCGCAGAGAATAAGCGATGGTTTGACTTAGTAAGAACAGAACGTGTCGCTGAAATGGCAGCTAAAAGAGATGCCTCAGAACCTGTTACTCTAGTAAGACAACCAGGCGAAGCACAATACATTGCACCAATACCTTTTAATTCTATTTCTTTAAGTGATTTGGTTCAAAATCCGGAAGGATTTAAAATTCAATAA